GCGGGCAGGCGCGAGAGGCGCTGGTCATAGGGCAGCACGGCACGGGTTGCGAAATCGCAGAACTGGTTGTGCCACATGCCGACAAGCGCCAGCAGGACAGGCAGGTTCTCCTCGAAACCGGCCTCGCAGAAATGCTGGTCCATCGCGGCCGCACCGGCGAGGAAATCGCGGAAATGTTTCGGCCCGATGGCGATCATCAGCGACAGCCCGATCGGCCCCCACATCGAATAGCGCCCGCCGACCCAGTCGGCAAAGCCGAAGACGCGTTCGGGAGAAATGCCGAAGGCCGCCGTCTTTTCCGCCGAGGTCGAAAGCGCGACGAACTGTTCGGCAGGGTCTTCGATGTCTTTCGCCATCCATGCCTTCGCGGTTTCCGCATTGGTCATGGTCTCGATGGTGGTGAAGGTTTTCGATGCGACGATCACCAGCGTGGTTTCGGGGTCGAGATCCTTCAGCGTATCGTGGATATGCGCGCCATCGACATTGGACACGAAATGGCAGCGCGGCCCGTCATGATAGGGGGCCAGCGCCAGACAGGCCATCGCCGGACCCAGATCCGAGCCGCCAATGCCGATATTGACGACATCGGTGATGCGGCCCCCATGACCGTGAAATTTGCCCGAACGCACATCATCGGCAAAACGGACCATGCGGTCATAGGTCTCGCGGACCTCGCCCATGATGTTCTCGCCATCGACCTCGACATCGTTTTCCAGCCGTCGCAATGCGGTGTGCAGCACGGCGCGGCCTTCGGTGTCGTTGATTTTCTCGCCCGAGAACATGGCGTTGCGTTTTTCGGCCAGACCCGACTGCTCGGCCAGCTGGACCAGAAGATGGCGGGTAGAGGTGTCGATATTGGTCTTCGAATAGTCGAACAGGAAGGGGCCAAAGGATGCGCTAAACTTCTCGGCACGGCTGTCGTTGAACAGGTCGAGAATGCGGCGCTCACGCACGTCGGATGCGTGGCTGCGTAGCGTTTGCCAGATGCTCATGGAAATTCCTTATGTGTGACCCTGTGTCGGTGTATCTGAGCGCGAGCTTACGCCGCCCAATGCACGGTTGCGTTGTGCAGAATACACTTGATCGGGGCTTGTTCAACGGGCAGATTCTGCGCCGCCTCTATCGCGCGCTTTTTTTCCTCGCCGGTGATCAGCACATGGGTGTGCATCGCATTCTTGAGCACACGCGCGGTCATGGTGATCCGCGGCTCGCCTGCGGCTTCGGCGCGCAGGGCCATCAGTTCGGGCGCGTCATCCGAGAGCGCCTCTTGCAGGCGGTCCGCTCCGGGAAAGAGCGAGGCCGTATGCATATCGGCCCCCATTCCCAGCAGCAGCACCGAGATCGGCAGATTGGGGCGCAGGTTTTCCGACAGCGCATCCAGCCGCTCTTCGGGGACGGGGGCATTGACATAAAGCGGCAGGAGGCGGGCCTTGATGGCCTTGTTTTTCAATAGCCGCTCCGAGAGCAGGGCAGTGTTCGAGCGCGGGCTCGACAGCGGCACCCAGCGTTCGTCATTCAGCACAACGGCCACATGTTCCCAATCCAGATCGATATCGCTGAGAATGTCGAAGACGGGGCCGGGCGTTGTGCCGCCGGGTACCGAAAGCGTCGCACGGCCCTCGCGGTCGAGAATGGCCCGTAATTGGCTGGCGATCTTGTCGGCCAGCGAGACCATCAGCAATTCGCGGTCGGGATAGGTTTTGAAATCCATCATTTGATATGTCTCCAGCGCCGCCCGTCACGATGCATCAGCATAAGTGCATCATCGGGGCCGGTCGTTCCGCTATCATAGGGGCGGGGCGTATCCCCGCGCTCTTCCCAGCCTTGGATGATCGGATCGGTCCAGGCCCAGGCCGCTTCAACCTCGTCGCCGCGCATGAACAGCGTCTGGTTGCCACGGATCACATCCATGATCAGCCGCTCGTAGGCATCGGGCATATCCGCGCCTTCCTCGCCAAGCGCCTGCGCAAAGGACATATCCAGCGGCACCTGTTTCAGGCGCATGCCGCCCGGACCGGGTTCCTTGATCATCATCTTGAGGTTCATGCCCTCGTTAGGTTGCAGGCGTATGACAAGCTGGTTGGGCTGCCACGAGCCTTCCGCCTCATCGAAGATCGAATGCGGCGGTTCCTTGAAGGTGATCGCGATCTCGGAGGTGCGCGCACGCAGACGTTTGCCGGTGCGCAGGTAGAAGGGCGTGTTCTTCCAGCGCCAATTGGCGATATGCACCTTCATCGCGATATAGGATTCGGTCTTGGAATGCGGGTCTTCGCAATCTTCCAGATAGCCGGGCATCGGGGTGTCCTGATCTTCGCGATGCCAGCCCAGATATTGCCCGCGCACGATATCCTGCGGCGGCACCGGTTGCAGCGCGCGGATCACCTTCAGCTTTTCGTCGCGTACGGCATCGGGGTCGAAGTGATAGGGCGGCTCCATCGCGATCATGCACAGAAGCTGCATCAGGTGGTTCTGCACCATATCGCGCATTGCCCCCGATTTGTCGTAATAGCTGCCGCGGCCCCCCACGCCCACGGTTTCGGCCACGGTGATCTGCACATGGTCGATATATTGCGAATTCCAGATCGGCTCGAAGAGGATATTGGCAAAGCGCACGGCCATCAGGTTCTGCACCGTCTCTTTGCCCAGATAGTGGTCGATACGGTAGATCTGATGTTCTTCGAAATGCTCGGCGAGCGATTTGTTCAGCGCCCTTGCCGAGGCGAGATCGCGGCCAAAGGGCTTTTCCACCACAATGCGCGCGTCGTCACCGGCAATGCCATAGGCTTTGAGGCGCTCTGCCAGATCCCCGAAAAGTGCGGGCGCGACCGAGAAGTAGAACGCATTGATCACCTCGGGGCGGATCAGGGCCTTGAGTTCGGGCCAGCCCGCCTCGCCACGCGCATCGATCGGGACATAGTGCAGGCGGCTGATAAAGGCGTCAATCTGCGCGCTATCCTGTTTGGAGGGCGACACGAATTCCTTGATGGCCGCACGGATCTGGGCCTGAAATTCCTCGCGGCTCTGTTCGGTGCGCGCCGCGCCAATCAGGCGGGCGTCATCGGGCATCTGGCCCGCGAGAAAACGGCGGAACAGGCCCGGAAAGATCTTGCGATTGGCAAGGTCGCCAGTGGCACCGAAAATTACCAGATCGAATGCGTCCACCGGGATGATGCGCGAAACCATGGGGTCCTCCGTAATACACCGTCGCTTGAGCTGTGATAGCGCTAACGGGGCGCAATTGGCCACAACGGCACAGGAAAGTCTAGTGCTCTAAGAGAGCAGGCGCAAATTCTGCGGGCAAGAATCTTCTCTTAGCCACGCAAAAAATCGATAAGGCCTTGGATATCATGGTCCAATTTCTCCGCAAGCGGCCCCGCAAAGGCGTGAAATGCGGCTTCGGTCTGGGTCGGGACGCCGAGGATGATCGGATGTCCCGCCTCGAGTGCCTGCGCGATCAGCGGTCGCAGGCCGTGGCCCTCGGCCTCCTGCCGTCCGAATTTGTTCAAGATCACCGGCACGTTGCAGGGCAGGCGGGCAAGGTCTTGGGACAGGCGGAATACGGCGCCCTCCAGCGCGGTGCTGTCCAATGTGCAGGCCGCCGCCCCGCGGCCCAGATCCTGCCGGATCGGCCAGCGCAGATCGGCGGGCCACAGGTGCAGCAACAGATTATCCTGCGGGTCAGGGCTGACAAGCGCGGCCACATCCGGTCGCAGCCTCAGGGCCAGTTCGGTCAGAAGGCGGTCGGTCATGCCCCGCTTGGCGGACTGGACATATCCCAGCCTCATCGGCCGTCTTTCGGGCGCAGCGCCAGCCAGATCAGCGCACCACCTGCCAGTGTGACAAAGGGCACCATCGCCAGATTGACCGCCTGCCATCCGGCCTGCGCATCGCCTCCCTCAAGGCAGTTCATCAATCCTCCCGAGCTGAGTGAGGCCAGAAAGACGCCGCCGAAGACGATGAAATCATTCACCCCCTGCACGGTGGCGCGTTCCTCGGGGGCGTAGCTTTGCGCCAGCATGGCCGTGCCGCCGATAAAGCCGAAATTCCAGCCGAGCCCCAGCAGCACCAAGGCACCGAAGAAATGCATCAGCTCCACCCCGCTAAGCGCCACAGCTCCGGCGCAGATCAGGATGAAAAGCCCAAGCCCCACGATCACCCGCGCGCCGAAGCGTGCGATCAGATGGCCGGTGAAGAAGGACGGGATATACATCGCCAGCACATGCGCCGAGACGATATCGGCGGCATTATTGGGGGTGAAGCCGCAGCCAACCACCGCCAGCGGCGAGGAGGTCATCACAAGGTTCATCAGCGCATAGGAGACCATCGCGCAGATGATCGAGACGGTGATCACGGGGTCGCGCAGCAGCTCCATTTTGCTGCGGCCTCTGGGCGCGCGGGCCTGCGCGTGGTGGTCGGGACGCGGAATGTCGAGAAAGCTGAAGAGCAACGGTCCCAGAAGGTTGAGCACGATGATCACCAGATAGGTCGCCATGAAGGGCACGACGGTGGCATCCGATGTCAGCTTGACCAGTTGCGGTCCCAGAAGGGCGGCCACCAGCCCGCCTGCCATGACATAGCTGATGGCTTTGGGGGCGAATTCGGGCGCGGCGGTATCGGTTGCGGCAAAGCGATAGAACCCCTGCGAGGACATATAGACGCCGGTGAATAGCGCGCCAAAGGTAAATAGCGGGAAGCTGCCCCAGTAAAGCCCGCCTGCGCAGATGGCCGCCCCCAGAGCGCCCGCAAGATTGGCAAGGATGAAGCCCCGTCTGCGTCCGTGCCGCCCCATGAAACGCGACAGCGGCTGTGCCGTCAGCACCGAGCCCAGAATGATGAAGGACAGGGGCAGGGTGGCCAGACAGGCATTGGGGGAGAGCATCTGTCCCGCCAGGCCTCCGATGGTGAAGATCATTGGCATCTGCGCCCCGAGGATCGCTTGGGCAAGGACCAGAACCAGAGTATTGCGCCGGTCGCGCGGGAGGAGAAGAGAGCTGTTCATAACCCTATGCGTAAGGCGGGTTTTCGCGGCTGGCAAGCAGCCATTCTTGCGCAGCGCCCCGCTTTGCGCCAAGCTGCCGCGATGCATATGAGGATCATCGAGACCGAGGAGGATATTGCCGAAGGGGCCGCCTGTCTGGCGCGTCTCGAGCCGCGCTTTGGCGATGTTCTGGCGCAGACCGGCCCTTGGCCCTTGCGCCGCCGTGCCGACGGCTTCGGGGCGCTGCGTGATGCCATTCTGGGGCAGCAGGTCTCGGTTGCGTCGGCCAATGCGATCCGTCTGCGTCTGGAGGCGGCGGGGCTCGGGGGACGCCGCGCCCTGGCCATAGCCGCCCCCGAGGATCTGCGCGCCTGCGGGTTCTCGCGGCAGAAAATCCGTTATATACAGGCGCTGGCGCAGTCGGATATCGACTTCACCCGACTGCGGTCCTGTTCCGATGCCGCGATCTTCGATCAGTTGCTACCGCTTCCGGGGATCGGGCGCTGGACAGTGGAGATGTATCTGATGTTCGCGCTTGGCCGCGCCGATATCTTCGCCGCCGATGATCTGGCACTGGCGGAGGCCGCCCGAATGCTGTTTGATCTGCCCGAGCGCCCGAAGCCGCGCGCTTTCCGCGAGATGGCGGCCGCTTGGGCGCCGTGGCGGTCTGTCGCGGCGCGCGGGCTCTGGGCCTATTATGCCTATAGCAAGAAACGGGAAGGGGTGTCGCCATGACGCGTGTATTGAAAGCTGGCCGCAAGGGGCCGAAATCGGGGCAGGTGAAGTCAGTGGTCGTGCTGCTGCACGGCTATGGTGCGGACGGCGCCGATCTTCTGGGGCTGGCCGATCCGCTGGGCGATCACCTGCCGGACACGCTTTTCATCGCGCCCGATGCCCCCGAAACCTGTGCCGCCTCGCCCTTTGGCCGCCAGTGGTTTCCGATCCCGCGCTTTGACGGATCGACCGAGGCGCAGGCCAGCGCCGGTCTGGAGGCTGCGGCCCAAGACCTGAACGCCTTTCTCGACGGTATTCTGGAGGAAACCGGTCTGCCGGCCAGTGCGATGGCCGTGATCGGGTTCAGTCAGGGCACGATGATGACCCTACAGGTGACCCCGCGCCGCGCCGCGCCTGTCGCGGCGGTCGTCGGCTTCTCGGGCAGGCTCTTGCGGCCCGAACTTCTGGCCGCCGATGTCGTCTCGCGACCGCCGGTCCTGCTGTGTCATGGTGATGCCGACGAGGTCGTGCCCTTCGCCTCTATGGCCGAGGCGGGGCAGGCGTTGATCGACGCAGGCTTCGAGGTCTATGCCCATGTCGAAAAAGGCACAGGGCATGGAATCGCGCCAGACGGGCTTTCGGCGGCGTTGGGCTTTCTCAAGGCGCATTTGCCGAAATAACGGGCAGAGAGACCGCTGTCACAGCAATGTCGCGCAATATTGCTAAGCCTGATCCCGCAAGCCGCGCTTTCCCGCCCCCGTGGGAAAGCGCCCAGATCAAGAGGCTTGCCAGATGGCTGACGCCATATATAGTTGATTTATCGGCTGGGGCGTTCCCCGCGCCCCGGACATGATCCCGCCTTCGGGGCATGTTCCGCCGCGCGAACAGGGAGTGCACAATGCTGGACCACGCAGACAGGACGGATTTCAGGCACCATTTCACCCGCGAGGCGGCATCGCTGCGGCGTCATCCGGCGCTGGTGCTCAACGCGGATTTCCGGCCTCTGAGCTATTATCCGTTATCGCTCTGGCCGTGGCAGGAAGCCATCAAGGCGGTGTGTCTGGATCGGGTGACGATACTGGCCGAATATGAAGAGGTGGTGCGAAGTCAGCGGACCGAGATACGTCTTCCCTCTGTTGTGGTGTTGAAAGAGTTCGTTCAACCGAGAAAGCGCGTGGCCTTCACGCGCTTTAATCTTTTTCTGAGGGATGAGTTCGAATGCCAGTATTGCGGCTGCAAGGATCATCTGACCTTCGATCACGTCATTCCGCGTTCGCGTGGCGGGGTGACAAGCTGGGAGAATGTGGTGGCGGCCTGTTCGCCCTGCAATCTGAAAAAGGCCAACAAGCCGCTCTCGCGCTGCGGGCTGAAACTGCGCCGGATGCCGAAACGCCCGAGCTCCGAAGACATGCTGCGCATCGGTCGCCGCTTCCCGCCGGGGCATCTGCATAAAAGCTGGATGGATTTTCTCTATTGGGATGCGGAGCTTGAGGAATGATCGGCATACAACGCTTGACGCCGTCATATGGCGTCCGCGCAGTGCGGGGGGGCTGCCAGTGTTTGGGTTCCGGCACTGCGCATGTCGCCTGATAACGCGCTAACCGTTGCAGGGTGATTGGAATGTCGGCAGGAATATCGAAGATAATTTATCGAGAGATTTACTGATCTTGTCCTTTGTTTTCAATGTAATCCGCTTGCCCGGAAAGCGGGCCGTTCTTACAATCCTGCTATGTGGAAAATTCTTTTAAAAGCTCTTTTTAAGTCGACCCATCGACCCAAGCCTCGGGTATATAGAAAACCTGTTGAGGAAACGCGTGTCCTTCAGGCGGCTCTTGAAGAGACCCCGCCTTCTGCTCAGCCTCATATGTCACAATCCGATGTGGTAGAGCAGGGGGAGACATTTGATGACGCACAAGCGCGTCCGGTTGCGCCGCCGCGGGTGCTGGAGGGGCCAGCCTATGTGACGGATGGTGACACGATAACCATACGAAAGACCCAAATCCGCCTCTTTGGAATAGATGCACCGGAACTCCATCATCCCTTTGGCAAGAAAGCCAAATGGGCCATGATACGTCTGTGTAAAGGCCAGATTATACGTGCTGAGATGACGGAGGAAGACGTCTATGGCCGCGCGGTTGCAACGTGCTTTCTGCCCGATGGTCGGGATCTTTCTGCGGAGCTGGTGAAGCAAGGACTCGCTATCGACTGGCCAAAGTTTTCGGGCGGAAAATACAGTGATCTTGAGGTTGAAGGTGTCCGTAAGAAGCTTTGGCTTGCCGAGGCACGGCAAAAAGGCCGTATGAGTGTCTGGGAAAAGTTTGACGCGTTAAAAGAGGCGGAACGCAGACCCTAGTGGCAAGACGTCCGAGATGTTGGCAGGGGGCTGCGATAGGGTGCAATGCCTACCCAAGCTTGCTGCGAATGCGAGTGGTGTAGCCGTGAACGCTGGATGATCCGGTCTGGCTGGGCTTGAACGGAGCCGCCTTGTGCAGGCCGTGCCCGTGACGCGGATAGATCGGCATGGCTCCCCTTCGCCGAAAAGCCGAAGCAGGATTGCCTGAAATGTCCCGATCGTAAAATAATGGTACTTTGTGACGGGGCCTGACAGCAAACCGGTCAGGCATGGTTGGGGGCTAGGGCGCGCTTTGCCCCATGCTGGGCAGTCACGATAAGGCAAAGGCCGCAGGGTCAGTCCCCGGCTGCCTTTGCCTTCAGCTTGCGGGCCAGCGTCTCGACATCCGTTTCTGTCGCGCGGGGTACGATGCGGTAGAGCGCGTTTACGAAACAGAAGAGGGCAAAGCCCAAAAGTCCTGCACTGACCGCGCCGCAGATCATGCGGCCATAGGGGTGGGCC
The sequence above is drawn from the Thioclava sp. GXIMD4216 genome and encodes:
- the zwf gene encoding glucose-6-phosphate dehydrogenase; this translates as MVSRIIPVDAFDLVIFGATGDLANRKIFPGLFRRFLAGQMPDDARLIGAARTEQSREEFQAQIRAAIKEFVSPSKQDSAQIDAFISRLHYVPIDARGEAGWPELKALIRPEVINAFYFSVAPALFGDLAERLKAYGIAGDDARIVVEKPFGRDLASARALNKSLAEHFEEHQIYRIDHYLGKETVQNLMAVRFANILFEPIWNSQYIDHVQITVAETVGVGGRGSYYDKSGAMRDMVQNHLMQLLCMIAMEPPYHFDPDAVRDEKLKVIRALQPVPPQDIVRGQYLGWHREDQDTPMPGYLEDCEDPHSKTESYIAMKVHIANWRWKNTPFYLRTGKRLRARTSEIAITFKEPPHSIFDEAEGSWQPNQLVIRLQPNEGMNLKMMIKEPGPGGMRLKQVPLDMSFAQALGEEGADMPDAYERLIMDVIRGNQTLFMRGDEVEAAWAWTDPIIQGWEERGDTPRPYDSGTTGPDDALMLMHRDGRRWRHIK
- a CDS encoding dienelactone hydrolase family protein, with the protein product MTRVLKAGRKGPKSGQVKSVVVLLHGYGADGADLLGLADPLGDHLPDTLFIAPDAPETCAASPFGRQWFPIPRFDGSTEAQASAGLEAAAQDLNAFLDGILEETGLPASAMAVIGFSQGTMMTLQVTPRRAAPVAAVVGFSGRLLRPELLAADVVSRPPVLLCHGDADEVVPFASMAEAGQALIDAGFEVYAHVEKGTGHGIAPDGLSAALGFLKAHLPK
- a CDS encoding DUF2478 domain-containing protein, whose protein sequence is MRLGYVQSAKRGMTDRLLTELALRLRPDVAALVSPDPQDNLLLHLWPADLRWPIRQDLGRGAAACTLDSTALEGAVFRLSQDLARLPCNVPVILNKFGRQEAEGHGLRPLIAQALEAGHPIILGVPTQTEAAFHAFAGPLAEKLDHDIQGLIDFLRG
- the pgl gene encoding 6-phosphogluconolactonase, encoding MDFKTYPDRELLMVSLADKIASQLRAILDREGRATLSVPGGTTPGPVFDILSDIDLDWEHVAVVLNDERWVPLSSPRSNTALLSERLLKNKAIKARLLPLYVNAPVPEERLDALSENLRPNLPISVLLLGMGADMHTASLFPGADRLQEALSDDAPELMALRAEAAGEPRITMTARVLKNAMHTHVLITGEEKKRAIEAAQNLPVEQAPIKCILHNATVHWAA
- a CDS encoding DNA-3-methyladenine glycosylase 2 family protein, with protein sequence MHMRIIETEEDIAEGAACLARLEPRFGDVLAQTGPWPLRRRADGFGALRDAILGQQVSVASANAIRLRLEAAGLGGRRALAIAAPEDLRACGFSRQKIRYIQALAQSDIDFTRLRSCSDAAIFDQLLPLPGIGRWTVEMYLMFALGRADIFAADDLALAEAARMLFDLPERPKPRAFREMAAAWAPWRSVAARGLWAYYAYSKKREGVSP
- the pgi gene encoding glucose-6-phosphate isomerase: MSIWQTLRSHASDVRERRILDLFNDSRAEKFSASFGPFLFDYSKTNIDTSTRHLLVQLAEQSGLAEKRNAMFSGEKINDTEGRAVLHTALRRLENDVEVDGENIMGEVRETYDRMVRFADDVRSGKFHGHGGRITDVVNIGIGGSDLGPAMACLALAPYHDGPRCHFVSNVDGAHIHDTLKDLDPETTLVIVASKTFTTIETMTNAETAKAWMAKDIEDPAEQFVALSTSAEKTAAFGISPERVFGFADWVGGRYSMWGPIGLSLMIAIGPKHFRDFLAGAAAMDQHFCEAGFEENLPVLLALVGMWHNQFCDFATRAVLPYDQRLSRLPAYLQQLEMESNGKRVSMDGEVLPYHSGPVVWGEPGTNGQHAFYQLIHQGTRIVPCEFMIAEKGHEPDLAHQHILLAANCLAQSEALMRGRSMDEARKLMEAKGFEGEELERQAAHRVFPGSRPSTTLIYPMLTPEVFGGIVALYEHRVFVEGVILGINSFDQWGVELGKELALALQPVLTGEADGAGKDGSTLRLAQMIRDAQD
- a CDS encoding HNH endonuclease, which translates into the protein MLDHADRTDFRHHFTREAASLRRHPALVLNADFRPLSYYPLSLWPWQEAIKAVCLDRVTILAEYEEVVRSQRTEIRLPSVVVLKEFVQPRKRVAFTRFNLFLRDEFECQYCGCKDHLTFDHVIPRSRGGVTSWENVVAACSPCNLKKANKPLSRCGLKLRRMPKRPSSEDMLRIGRRFPPGHLHKSWMDFLYWDAELEE
- a CDS encoding thermonuclease family protein, coding for MWKILLKALFKSTHRPKPRVYRKPVEETRVLQAALEETPPSAQPHMSQSDVVEQGETFDDAQARPVAPPRVLEGPAYVTDGDTITIRKTQIRLFGIDAPELHHPFGKKAKWAMIRLCKGQIIRAEMTEEDVYGRAVATCFLPDGRDLSAELVKQGLAIDWPKFSGGKYSDLEVEGVRKKLWLAEARQKGRMSVWEKFDALKEAERRP
- a CDS encoding MFS transporter, yielding MNSSLLLPRDRRNTLVLVLAQAILGAQMPMIFTIGGLAGQMLSPNACLATLPLSFIILGSVLTAQPLSRFMGRHGRRRGFILANLAGALGAAICAGGLYWGSFPLFTFGALFTGVYMSSQGFYRFAATDTAAPEFAPKAISYVMAGGLVAALLGPQLVKLTSDATVVPFMATYLVIIVLNLLGPLLFSFLDIPRPDHHAQARAPRGRSKMELLRDPVITVSIICAMVSYALMNLVMTSSPLAVVGCGFTPNNAADIVSAHVLAMYIPSFFTGHLIARFGARVIVGLGLFILICAGAVALSGVELMHFFGALVLLGLGWNFGFIGGTAMLAQSYAPEERATVQGVNDFIVFGGVFLASLSSGGLMNCLEGGDAQAGWQAVNLAMVPFVTLAGGALIWLALRPKDGR